One Bos indicus isolate NIAB-ARS_2022 breed Sahiwal x Tharparkar chromosome 10, NIAB-ARS_B.indTharparkar_mat_pri_1.0, whole genome shotgun sequence DNA window includes the following coding sequences:
- the FEM1C gene encoding protein fem-1 homolog C, with protein sequence MDLKTAVFNAARDGKLRLLTKLLASKSKEEVSSLISEKTNGATPLLMAARYGHLDMVEFLLEQCSASIEVGGSVNFDGETIEGAPPLWAASAAGHLKVVQSLLNHGASVNNTTLTNSTPLRAACFDGHLEIVKYLVEHKADLEVSNRHGHTCLMISCYKGHKEIAQYLLEKGADVNRKSVKGNTALHDCAESGSLDIMKMLLMYCAKMEKDGYGMTPLLSASVTGHTNIVDFLTHHAQTSKTERINALELLGATFVDKKRDLLGALKYWKKAMNMRYSDRTNIISKPVPQTLIMAYDYAKEVNSAEELEGLIADPDEMRMQALLIRERILGPSHPDTSYYIRYRGAVYADSGNFKRCINLWKYALDMQQNNLDPLSPMTASSLLSFAELFSFMLQDRAKGLLGTTVTFDDLMGILCKSVLEIERAIKQTQCPADPLQLNKALSIILHLICLLEKVPCTLEQDHFKKQTIYRFLKLHPRGKNNFSPLHLAVDKNTTCVGRYPVCKFPSLQVTAILIECGADVNVRDSDDNSPLHIAALNNHPDIMNLLIKSGAHFDATNLHKQTASDLLDEKEIAKNLIQPINHTTLQCLAARVIVNHRIYYKGHIPEKLETFVSLHR encoded by the exons ATGGATCTAAAGACAGCAGTATTTAACGCAGCTCGAGATGGCAAACTCCGGCTTCTCACCAAATTGTTGGCAAGCAAATCCAAAGAGGAGGTTTCCTCCTTGATCTCTGAAAAAACAAATGGGGCCACGCCACTCTTGATGGCCGCCAGGTATGGGCATCTTGACATGGTGGAATTCCTCCTAGAGCAGTGCAGTGCCTCCATAGAAGTAGGGGGCTCTGTCAATTTTGATGGGGAAACCATTGAGGGGGCTCCGCCTTTGTGGGCCGCTTCTGCAGCAGGACATCTGAAGGTGGTTCAGTCTTTGTTAAATCACGGAGCGTCTGTCAACAACACGACTTTAACCAATTCCACGCCCCTTCGAGCTGCCTGTTTCGATGGCCATTTGGAAATAGTCAAGTACCTGGTAGAACACAAAGCTGATTTGGAAGTGTCAAACCGCCATGGGCATACGTGCTTGATGATCTCATGTTACAAAGGACACAAAGAGATTGCTCAGTATTTACTTGAAAAGGGCGCAGATGTCAATAGGAAGAGTGTTAAAG gtAATACTGCATTGCATGATTGTGCGGAGTCTGGAAGTTTGGACATTATGAAGATGCTTCTTATGTATTGTGCCAAGATGGAAAAGGATGGTTATGGAATGACTCCCCTTCTCTCTGCAAGTGTGACTGGTCACACAAATATTGTGGATTTTCTGACTCACCATGCACAGACCAGCAAGACAGAACGGATCAATGCACTAGAGCTCCTGGGAGCTACATTTGTAGACAAAAAAAGAGACCTCCTTGGGGCTTTGAAATACTGGAAAAAGGCAATGAACATGAGGTACAGTGATAGGACTAATATCATTAGCAAACCAGTACCGCAGACACTAATAATGGCTTATGATTACGCCAAAGAGGTGAACAGTGCAGAAGAGCTAGAAGGTCTTATTGCTGATCCTGATGAGATGAGAATGCAGGCACTGTTAATTAGAGAACGCATTCTCGGTCCTTCTCATCCTGACACCTCTTACTATATTAGATATAGAGGTGCTGTCTATGCAGACTCTGGAAATTTCAAACGATGCATCAACCTATGGAAGTATGCTTTGGATATGCAGCAGAACAATTTGGACCCTCTCAGCCCAATGACCGCCAGCAGCCTGTTATCTTTTGCAGAACTGTTCTCTTTCATGCTGCAGGATAGGGCTAAAGGCCTGCTGGGCACCACTGTTACCTTTGATGATCTTATGGGCATACTGTGCAAAAGTGTCCTTGAAATAGAGCGAGCTATCAAACAAACTCAGTGTCCAGCTGACCCATTACAGTTAAATAAGGCTCTTTCCATCATTTTGCACTTGATTTGCTTATTAGAAAAAGTTCCTTGTACTCTAGAACAGGACCATTTCAAAAAGCAGActatatacaggtttcttaagcTGCATCCAAGGGGAAAGAATAACTTCAGCCCTCTTCATCTGGCTGTGGACAAGAATACTACCTGTGTAGGGCGGTACCCTGTTTGTAAATTTCCATCTCTGCAAGTTACTGCAATACTGATAGAATGTGGTGCTGATGTGAACGTCAGAGACTCCGATGACAACAGTCCCCTCCATATCGCTGCTCTGAACAACCATCCAGACATCATGAATCTCCTTATTAAATCAGGTGCACATTTTGATGCCACAAACTTGCACAAACAAACTGCTAGTGATTTGCTGgatgagaaggaaatagctaagAATTTGATCCAGCCTATAAACCATACCACGTTGCAGTGTCTTGCTGCCCGTGTCATAGTGAATCATAGAATATACTATAAAGGGCACATCCCAGAAAAGCTAGAGACCTTTGTTTCTCTTCACAGATGA